A genomic stretch from Clavelina lepadiformis chromosome 5, kaClaLepa1.1, whole genome shotgun sequence includes:
- the LOC143459693 gene encoding uncharacterized protein LOC143459693 produces MKSIVVGLCMLMLVSSQRPQRQLDSSYCHYHDFLTTCPDDEFNCNCEKENSFELPPACISRTWVCDGQNDCPDGSDEWGCICQPGEFQCGCDEAGGTCPHLYQCIGSDKVCDGKPDCASLRDEYDVQCPNQTGETCTNGGYIDSAFRCNGIEICGDGSDERDCPPACGPFENRCDCFSEDGNNCKLNPCYAIYERCDGVANCEDGTDERDCDCAANNLTHCDCHQIGNYTCETVGVVCYNFSRDRCDGNLDCVDSSDEFNCSCPEERATPCDCNQPGNYTCRKEGAEKICYSQSAETCDQYSECTDGTDEKDCVCPQDHFTCNCFTETDPSCTRNVGCIPINRVNDGMFDCPDKEDEDFVKSLHIDQCDGVRIELFRFDDAAFCSPDFCNIATCSRALAFGCDLPDCVTYDVLCTSSGVGSKEITDRGQNCTKFFQCQDQSLLLSHRFCNGKVECGDGSDERIDRPGFKCSSNVSPNVCVLPQWNLYDDVAQCQDQSDLCFGEDGSFHCFQCLDKRLIVSASQVCDDVIDCYDLSDECLCANTDLTICSTVLAQVDSSTLQCRKNESACFTGITSLQLSDAICNDVSQCVGNIDESNCALGEPSTLCETKFGKVFAKHCDGRPECMDFSDECVGCPNPPAFCNDSCHSFYSLGDRYCDGYVDQAWFYINDSNCPRGFDEENCPQRFRCPSKDQISIDSMQVCDGVRDCDDGTDEDEERCPTRHYCDTEVGGKISIPQKFVLDGKRDCRDGSDEFRPGIFSSRYNLIGNIGLYVWFWIVAIVTLSGNIYVIILTALQLRKNEMNHGLKCNHVLILHLALSDFLMGVYLIIVVSKTAEFSGVYSAYDYSWRSGALCAAAGSLSLISSQTSVFMMAILTAFRLFSLLRPFHAQQASTRAWKIVAVCAWVVSLMLVILSNTLRYFKPIVLFPTLFSDVDHVSDEYVIDFACRVAGLTNSTVPASGNRWEYANRVLAEQSSQLPTPGDIGYYGTTSVCLPSFYVTAKDRYSGFSMTIITIDLLAFLFVLAGYATIWRRTTKRPTTQDPALNQIRKTQNRIARLIVTDFCCWMPICILVYLNFGGVKVSPEADIITAGLLLPINSALNPILYSPFVESFFETLTRRVKERSRRTKSVTTDNISMHTATTPGGQ; encoded by the exons ATGAAAAGTATCGTCGTAGGCTTGTGTATGTTAATGCTGGTTAGTAGTCAAAGGCCACAAAGACAGCTGGATTCCT CTTATTGCCATTACCACGACTTCTTGACGACCTGTCCCGATGATGAATTTAATTGCAATTGCGAGAAAGAAAACTCATTTGAACTTCCACCAGCGTGTATCTCCCGTACGTGGGTATGCGACGGCCAGAACGACTGTCCAGATGGGTCAGACGAATGGGGCTGCATTTGTCAGCCAGGAGAATTCCAGTGTGGTTGTGATGAAGCGGGAGGGACGTGTCCCCATCTATACCAGTGCATAGGGTCGGACAAGGTCTGTGACGGGAAACCCGATTGCGCGAGTCTCCGAGACGAATACGACGTCCAGTGCCCGAACCAAACCGGAGAAACTTGCACCAATGGGGGTTATATAGACTCCGCTTTTAGGTGCAACGGAATAGAAATATGCGGAGACGGAAGTGACGAAAGAGATTGTCCTCCCGCTTGTGGCCCCTTCGAGAATCGATGTGATTGTTTCAGTGAAGATGGGAATAATTGCAAACTAAACCCGTGCTATGCGATTTACG AACGATGCGATGGAGTCGCTAACTGCGAAGACGGAACAGATGAACGGGATTGTGACTGTGCAGCTAACAACCTGACGCATTGCGATTGTCACCAGATCGGCAATTACACTTGCGAGACAGTCGGCGTAGTTTGTTACAATTTCAGTCGAG aTCGGTGCGACGGAAATTTGGATTGCGTTGACTCTTCTGACGAGTTCAACTGCTCGTGCCCTGAAGAAAGAGCGACACCATGCGACTGTAATCAACCCGGAAACTACACCTGCAGAAAAGAGGGCGCCGAGAAAATCTGCTATTCACAAAGCGCAG AAACCTGCGACCAATACTCGGAGTGCACCGACGGTACAGATGAGAAGGACTGTGTCTGCCCTCAAGATCATTTTACCTGCAACTGCTTCACAGAAACCGACCCCTCTTGCACGAGGAATGTTGGCTGCATCCCAATAAATCGCGTCAACGACGGGATGTTTGATTGTCCGGACAAGGAAGACGAAGATTTCGTGAAATCGCTGCACATCGATCAGTGTGATGGGGTCCGGATCGAGCTCTTTCGATTCGACGACGCGGCCTTCTGCTCCCCCGACTTCTGCAACATCGCCACATGCAGCAGGGCCCTCGCGTTTGGGTGCGATCTCCCGGATTGCGTCACGTATGACGTGCTTTGTACGTCATCGGGTGTAGGTAGCAAGGAAATTACAGACAGGGgtcaaaattgcacaaagttttTCCAATGTCAAGATCAAAGTTTGTTACTGAGTCATAGATTTTGCAACGGAAAAGTGGAATGCGGCGACGGAAGTGACGAAAGAATCGACCGCCCCGGCTTTAAATGTTCGTCGAACGTATCGCCCAACGTCTGTGTTCTTCCCCAGTGGAATCTCTACGACGACGTGGCCCAGTGCCAGGACCAATCCGACCTCTGTTTCGGGGAGGATGGTTCCTTCCACTGCTTCCAGTGCCTCGACAAGCGTCTCATCGTGTCCGCGTCACAGGTctgtgatgacgtcattgatTGCTACGATCTGTCGGACGAGTGTCTGTGCGCGAATACCGACCTGACAATCTGTTCCACTGTGTTGGCACAAGTCGATTCCTCCACTCTCCAGTGCCGAAAAAATGAATCGGCGTGTTTCACCGGTATTACGTCATTGCAGCTTTCTGACGCAATATGCAATGACGTCAGTCAGTGCGTGGGGAACATCGACGAGAGCAACTGCGCTTTAGGCGAGCCTTCGACCCTGTGTGAGACCAAattcggaaaagtttttgcgaAACATTGCGACGGAAGACCGGAATGCATGGACTTCAGCGACGAGTGCGTGGGATGTCCGAACCCTCCTGCCTTCTGTAACGACAGTTGCCACAGCTTTTACTCACTCGGCGATCGATATTGTGATGGGTACGTCGACCAAGCCTGGTTTTATATCAACGACTCTAACTGTCCCCGCGGGTTCGACGAAGAAAATTGTCCGCAGAGATTCCGGTGCCCTTCAAAGGACCAAATCAGTATAGATTCTATGCAGGTGTGCGACGGTGTTCGAGATTGCGACGACGGCACCGACGAGGATGAGGAGAGGTGTCCAACTCGACATTACTGCGATACGGAGGTGGGCGGAAAAATTTCCATTCCGCAGAAATTCGTGCTTGACGGAAAACGCGATTGCAGGGACGGATCTGATGAATTCCGTCCAGGAATTTTTTCCTCGCGCTATAACCTCATTGGCAACATCGGCCTCTACGTTTGGTTTTGGATCGTTGCCATTGTGACGTTAAGCGGAAAcatttacgtcataattttgACAGCGCTTCAATTACGTAAGAATGAAATGAACCACGGCTTGAAATGCAACCACGTGTTGATTTTACATCTCGCACTCTCCGATTTCCTCATGGGCGTCTACCTCATAATCGTCGTCTCGAAAACGGCCGAGTTTTCAGGAGTTTACTCAGCTTACGATTATTCGTGGAGGAGTGGAGCTCTTTGCGCAGCTGCTGGGAGTCTTAGCTTGATTTCAAGTCAGACTTCTGTCTTCATGATGGCCATCCTTACGGCCTTTCGTCTCTTCTCTCTCCTCCGACCGTTTCACGCCCAGCAGGCTTCGACCAGGGCGTGGAAGATTGTCGCCGTGTGCGCTTGGGTCGTCTCTCTAATGCTCGTCATCTTATCGAACACTCTGCGCTACTTCAAACCGATCGTCCTCTTTCCTACGCTCTTCTCCGACGTTGATCACGTCTCCGATGAATACGTCATCGATTTTGCTTGCCGTGTGGCAGGCCTCACTAATTCAACGGTTCCGGCTTCCGGGAATAGGTGGGAATATGCAAATCGGGTTTTGGCCGAACAATCGTCACAGTTACCGACGCCGGGCGACATCGGCTACTACGGCACCACGAGTGTGTGCTTGCCGAGCTTCTACGTCACAGCTAAAGACAGATACTCGGGTTTTTCTATGACGATCATCACAATTGATTTGTTGGCTTTCCTCTTTGTACTTGCTGGTTACGCGACGATCTGGAGACGGACAACTAAGCGACCGACCACCCAAGACCCGGCTTTGAACCAGATCCGCAAGACACAGAACCGCATCGCGCGTCTCATCGTGACCGATTTCTGCTGCTGGATGCCGATCTGCATCTTGGTTTATCTCAACTTCGGTGGGGTGAAGGTCTCTCCTGAAGCTGACATCATAACGGCGGGCTTGCTCCTCCCCATAAATAGCGCGCTGAATCCCATCCTCTACTCCCCATTCGTCGAGAGTTTTTTCGAAACCTTGACGAGAAGAGTGAAGGAGCGAAGCAGACGCACCAAGTCCGTCACCACCGACAACATCTCGATGCACACCGCCACCACACCTGGTGGCCAATGA
- the LOC143459694 gene encoding P-selectin-like: MLKIVFFGLFVVSTSAQSFLDILTRNQCFGLPPRPINGRYKLLGSSYARTASYECNDCFKMTRGLPYNTCSNRRWVNPAPICEREDPCQNRRRPCDYTAECISLGLGRYTCQCKSGYSGDGKRSYFRDSCSTYVRSGTSRKSGCKRACKRPFQWSNADYTPRQDSYEEFERIYWTCISPYKQRSTSGSTAPVSQFCYFGHWSGTSPTCLLSLCDDPVAPGNGTIRPSKRLTWNKGNAVTYGCNEGFELVGNATVTCEAASSFANPPTCAPVAEGSG; the protein is encoded by the exons atgttgaaaatagtTTTCTTCGGGTTGTTCGTCGTCTCTACGTCTGCGCAATCATTTTTGGATATTTTAACCCGAAATC AATGCTTTGGTCTGCCTCCAAGACCAATCAACGGCCGCTACAAACTCCTCGGGTCGTCCTACGCGAGAACAGCCTCCTATGAATGCAACGATTGCTTCAAGATGACTCGCGGTTTGCCCTACAACACCTGTTCTAACAGAAGATGGGTCAACCCGGCACCGATTTGTGAAC GGGAAGACCCCTGCCAAAACAGGAGACGTCCATGTGATTACACTGCTGAATGCATTAGTTTAGGTTTGGGCAGGTACACTTGCCAATGCAAGTCTGGTTACTCCGGGGATGGCAAGAGATCTTACTTTCGCGATAGCTGCTCTACTTACGTCAGAAGTGGCACCAGCAGGAAAAGTGGCTGCAAAA GGGCATGCAAGCGACCATTTCAATGGAGCAACGCCGACTACACACCGCGCCAAGACAGCTACGAAGAGTTTGAGAGAATTTACTGGACTTGCATTTCTCCTTATAAGCAGCGGAGCACATCCGGCAGCACCGCTCCGGTGTCTCAGTTTTGTTACTTCGGGCATTGGTCAGGAACCTCTCCCACCTGTCTGC TGTCCCTATGTGACGACCCGGTTGCCCCAGGCAACGGTACAATTCGTCCATCAAAGCGACTGACGTGGAATAAAGGCAATGCCGTCACTTACGGTTGCAATGAGGGCTTCGAGTTGGTCGGTAACGCAACTGTGACGTGTGAGGCGGCAAGCTCTTTCGCGAATCCTCCAACATGCGC GCCCGTCGCAGAAGGCAGCGGATGA